Genomic DNA from Marinobacter sp. LV10MA510-1:
GTGGCCAATATCCCCCGGTTGACCACCCCCGGTTGGATAGAAAAGAGTTTTATCTAAGGCGATTGCTGTTTCTCTAATTTCCACCACTCTTGCAGTAAATTCCGTCTGATACGGAGCATCATCGAATATCTGCAGAGTTTGACTAGTCTTCGTCATCAGGAGGCCCTCGTTTTTAGTTGGTTGGTAGCCTGAATAAGGTCTTATCTCGGTCCTCAGTGCTGAAGTACGCACCGACGTCGGGATGAGAGTGGTAAATGACTACGGCAGGATTATCACTTCGAAAACTTTTATTTAGCGCCACGGTACCAAGAACCGAGAAGGTATAACCATTAGCGGCATTGCGCTTATATGTATCAGGGTTTCTTTGATTTAACTCATTCTGAATATTTGTTCCGAGATGAATGGTTCCGTCGGCAAAAACAAAGCCACAGCATTCCTCTGGATACACACCAGAGGCGTGGCTGTAGATTCGTTCCAAGTTGTCAAAATTTAAAACGTCCATGTTTTCGCCAATTGATTAAGTGTTTTTGGTAAAGAGTTTTTCAATGGGGAGTTTTGTAATTGCAAATCCTGTCAGCAATATTCCTGAGTAAAGGGCAAGGTCATGTGATATCGGCCGCCCTTCATACCACGAGCCAATGGCCACAGCCACGACAGGAAAGATAATGAATACAAAGGAGAGGATGACTGGACTCAAGCGCTTCAAAAGAAAGAAGTACACGATAAAGCCGCCAATCGAGGCCACTAAACCAAGATACGCGAGTGCGCTCCATGACCTGATTGACACCGCTGCAAAATCGGGGCTCTCCAGAGCGTAGCCCGCAACTGTCAGCAATAGCCCTGCAATACCTATAGGTAGAGTGTTGAAGGTAATCACACTGATTTCAGCGCCACTCTTCTTAGTGATCACATAGCAAAGCCCATGCATCACTGCCGCTGCCAAGATGGCGACAATACCAACAAAATCTGCGTGATCAAGATACAGGCCCTGAGATCTGATGATCATAAACAAGGCACCGAATCCTATACCTATACCAACTATCTGCGAGAAATAAATTCTTTCCTTTAGGAAGATCCTAGAAAATATGAGAATGAAAACAGGCATCGTGCTGAACAATAACGCGGTCAAGCCGGAAGATACGTGCACTTCGCCGAAGTTCAGTAGGTAGTAAGGTAGAGTAAAGTAGGTCAAGATCACAAACACAAAGAACCCCGTCTTTTCTCGCGGGAACCAAATGGGCTCCCGGCGTATCAAGGCGAATACCAGGAACATCGGGAAGGCGATCAGGAACCGAACACCGGAGGATGTGATTGGTGGGACACTCTCAACAGCGATCTTTATTCCAAGCCAAGTCGTTCCCCAGCTCAAGCAGACGATCAAGAACAGAACGGATGTCACCACTTTAGCCGTCCACAGTTTAGGATATTTACTTGGCGCGCTGATTGCTTCAGACATTGACATGATGTCATTCCTTTTGGCTTGAGCTGAAATAGTGCTACAATTCGTTCAAATGTGTAAATAATTGTGTGAATTAGCGTAGAGGGATGAAATATGGGTGTCAAACCAAACATTGACACGGTGTTATTTCTTAAAGAGGCTCTTATTGCTGGCCAAGGCACGAAATACATGCGATTGGCTAATGCATTCGAAGAAAAAATTTCTGATGATTTTTTTCAAGAAGGAACCAAGTTGCCTCCACACCGCAGGCTAGCCGATCAACTCGGTGTCACGCCTGGAACCATCAGCCGTGCTTACGAGGAACTTGAACGCATGGGGCTGGTCCAGGCTCGTGTGGGTGATGGAACATTTGTGAGCAAACGGAGTATGGAACGGGAGCGCGAGGAGGGTTTTCGAAACTTCATTGAGAAGCCTTTGCAGCGTGTTGACATGAGCCGGAATATGCATATTCCAGGGCAGGAGACGATACTCTTGGCCGAAGCTCTGAGGCGCCTGGCCGATGATCAGCAGACGCTTCATGAGATTGCGCTTTATACCCCTGAAGCAGGTCTGTCACGCTATCGCCGCGCTGGCGCGGCCTGGCTCTCAACGGATAACTTCGAAGCTAATGCTGATCAAGTTCTCTGCGTCAATGGTGGCCAACACGGCTTGCTGTGCGCACTCATGGCATTGCTTCGGCCTGGGGACACTCTGGTTACTGAGCAGCTAACCTATCCAGGCTTGATCTCTGCGGCTCGTTTTCTTGGCATCAGGCTGCTGGGCGCAGAGATGGACGATCAGGGCCTGATCCCGGAGTCACTCGAAGAGATTTGCCGAAAGAACCGGGTATCGGCCCTGTATTGCACACCCACCATTCAGAATCCGACAACCGCAGTATTGAGCGCAGAGAGAAGGGAAGCAATCGCAACGATCTGCCGGAGCCACAACCTGTTCATTATCGAAGATGAGGCTCATGCTGTGTTTGTTGAGGATCGTCCACCTCAACTCAGCCAGTATGCGCCGGAAAGAGGGGTCATCCTTTCCAGCCTGAGTAAAGCCGTAGCAGCGGGGTTTCGAGTGGGCTACATTTACGCTCCGGCCCAGTTGATCGACCGTTTGGTTGCCGCACTGCGCGCCACGTGCTGGATGGCCACACCTCTGACGTTCGAGCTCGCCAGCTTGTGGATCGAAGACGGTAGCGCGAAGGCGTTGCTTAAGCAGCAGGTTGCAGAGATCCGCAGGCGTAAAGACCTCGTGGCGGGGCTATTGAGTGGGCTGAATGTTAGAACCCATCCCCATAGTCCGCATTTCTGGATTGAGGTGCCCGAGCCCTGGAGAGCTTCAGAAGTGGAAATCGAGCTGCGTCAGAAAAACCACCTAGTGGCTGCAGCTGAAGCTTTTGCCGTTGGGAGAGGCGCGGTTCCTCAATATATCCGGGCAAGCATCAGCACGCCGTTTGACAATGACAAAGTGTTATATAACGGATTTGCTACCCTTGCTGCCACACTCCAGCAAACTAGCCTAGCAGATGCAGTCGAGTAGGAACTATCCACTGCGTGACATGCTGCACTCTAGGGCTCTATGCCACTAACCGGGCTTAGCGTACGGTTTTTCCGAATTCTGCGTCCACCCCTCAAATGTGAGCGCTTGCGGCGGCAAAAACGGTAGCGGTGCGCTAAGTTAAATAGTGCGCTAGATTAGGCGCATATTGACTACGCAAAATGATTTCTGAAACAGTCCGACACGGAGTTCTGTTTATGCTTAAGGTAAATGAATATTTTGATGGCAAAGCAAAGTCGATCGCCTTTCAGTCAGACGCTTTACCCGCCACCATTGGCGTAATAAGCCCTGGCGAATACCAGTTCAGCACCCAGCAAAAAGAAACCATGACCATTGTCAGCGGTGTGATGTCGGTGTGCTTGCCAGGTGTGGAAACATGGATGACCTACGGTGCCGGTGAATGCTTCGGGGTTGCGCCCGATTCCACCTTTCGGGTTACCGTCGAATACGATACCGCCTATTTGTGCACCTACGGCTGAAGCGGCCCACCTCCCCCGATAACAAAAAGGATATTGTCATGGCCTCGACCCGTTTGTTGACTCCAGCAGAAAACGCCTATCAGTATCCATTACTGATCAAGCAATTACTGGCTTCCGGGCCGCGATTCGCCGGCTCCCAGGAAATTATTTACGCGAACAAAAGTCGCTACACCTACACCGAGTTGCAAGCCCGTATCGGCCGCCTGGCCAACGCCCTGACCAAAGCCGGAGTTAAAGCCGGCGACACCGTTGCAGTGATGGACTGGGATACGCCCCGCTATCTGGAATGCTTTTTTGCGGTACCGATGATTGGCGCCGTTCTGCACACCGTTAACGTGCGGCTGTCACCGGATCAGATCGTATACACCATGAATCACGCCGAAGACGATGTGGTGCTGATACACGACGATTTCCTGCCCATACTCGATGCTGTTAAAGACCAGATCGAGACGGTAAAACACTACATACAGCTGACCGATAACGACCAGCCTGCAGCCGCCAGCGTGCCGATGTTGGGTGAATACGAGCAGCTTCTGGCCCAGGAAGACAGCCACTTCGACTTCCCGGATTTTGACGAAAACAGCGTAGCCACCTGCTTTTACACCACTGGCACTACCGGCAAGCCTAAAGGTGTGATGTTCAGCCATCGCCAGTTGGTGATGCACACCATGGCCATGGTAGGCTCCCTTTCAATGTTCGACGAGGCGCCGCTGCTGCGCTCCAGTTCTGTTTACATGCCGATGACGCCCATGTTCCACGTGCACGCATGGGGTGTTCCCTACGCTGCCACCTTAATGGGCATTAAACAGGTATACCCCGGGCGCTATGAACCCGAACTGCTGATGGACCTGATCAAAACCCACAATGTGACCTTTTCCCACTGCGTGCCCACCATTATGCAGATGCTGCTGGCCACCGAGTCCATCAAAGACGCAGATCTGAGCAACTGGCAGGTGCTGATAGGCGGTAGCGCTCTGACCAAAGGTCTGTGTGAAGCCGGAGCCGAGCTGGGCATCCGCATGTACACCGGTTACGGCATGTCGGAAACCTGCCCGATTCTGACCGTCACCCACCTGACACCGGAAGATCTGGAGCTGCCCCTGGCGCAACAGGCCGAACTGCGGGTGAAAACCGGTGTCGCCATTCCGTTGGTGCAGGTTGAAATTGTGGACACCGATGGCAAACCGGTCGCCCACGACGGTCAGGCCAAAGGCGAAGTTGTCGCGCGTACGCCCTGGTTAACCCAAAGCTATCTGAAAGAGCCGGAAAAAGGCGAAGAACTTTGGCAACACGGCTGGCTGCACACTGGCGACGTGGCCAGCATGGAGCCTAATCAGACCTTGACGATTAAAGACCGCATCAAGGATGTGATCAAAACCGGTGGTGAATGGTTGTCGTCACTGGACCTGGAAAACCTGATCAGCCAGCATCCGGCGGTCGCAGCCGCTGCGGTTGTGGGCGTTGCCGATGAAAAATGGGGCGAGCGCCCACACGCATTGATCACACTAAAGCCCGGCCAGGATGCCACACAGGAAGACATTCAAGCGCACTTGCAGCGCTATGTGGATAAAGGCGAAATCAACAAGTGGGCTATCCCCCAGCAAATGGACTTTGTGGACGACATTCCAAAAACCAGCGTGGGTAAGATCAACAAGAAGCAGATTCGCGATCAGTTAGGTTAAACCACAGAAACGGAAATCCAGCTGCGGCGGCCGTCCGGCGATAATATCCGCCAACGCGGCCGCTGACCCGCATGCATGGGTCCAGCCCAAAGTCCCATGGCCAGTATTCAGGAACAGGTTACTAATGGCGCTTTTACCCACGTAAGGCACACTGGAAGGCGTTGCCGGCCGCAACCCGCTCCAGTATTCAGCCTGCTCCCAATGACCCGCCTCAGGCATGACCGCCGCCACCCGGCGCAATACCGCTTGGCAGCGTGTGACATTCAGGCGCCGGGAATATCCGCTAAACTCGGCCGTACCCGCAATGCGCATACGATCACCCAAGCGTGAATAAACCAGCTTGTACTCATCGTCGGTCAGGCTGACATTGAATGCGGCATCCGGATTTTTCACCGGCACGGTAATTGAATAGCCCTTGGCCGGATAAATATTCAAAGCCAGCCCCAATTGCCGCGCCAGTGGCGCACTAAAGCTACCCAGGCTGAGAACCCAGGCGTCTGCGCGCAGACTATCGTGATGGCCTTGGGACAGGGTTTCCACCGCATCTACACGCCCGATACCGCGCTGAAACCCAACCACTTCGGTGTTGTGTTTGAAAACCACACCCGCCTGTTTGCAGCGCTCTGCCAGGGCTTGAGTAAATTTGCGGGCATCACCGGATTCGTCTTCCGCGGTGTAGGTGCCACCTGCGAGGCGATGCTTCAGGCGCGCAAGAGCAGGCTCCAGTTCGATTGCCCGCGCGGCACTCACCTCCTGCCGATCGCAGCCCAATTCGCGCATCTGGCGTGCCGGCTCCAGAGCACTGTCGAATTCTTTCTGGCTGGTGTAAAAGTGCAGAATTCCACGGGTCAGGTGGTCGTAGTCCAAGCCCAGCTCGGCTCGCAGTTCCTGTAATTTGCTGCGGCTGTAAAGGCCCAAGTTGACCATCTGACGCAGATTGTCGGCCGCCCGTGCAGATGTGCATTGGCCCAGAAACGCCAGCGCCCAGCGCCATTGGGCCGCATCCAGTCGCGGGCGGAACAGCAGCGGTGCGTCATTACGATGCAGCCATTTCAGAACCTTCAGCGGCGTTGACGGATTGGCCCAAGGCTCGGCGTGGCACACGGAAATCTGGCCGCCGTTAGCGTAACTGGTTTCAAGCCCGGCTGCTGGCTGGCGATCTATCACTGTGACCTGGTAACCCTGGCGCTGCAAAAACCAGGCACTGGTAACGCCAAC
This window encodes:
- a CDS encoding DMT family transporter, with product MSMSEAISAPSKYPKLWTAKVVTSVLFLIVCLSWGTTWLGIKIAVESVPPITSSGVRFLIAFPMFLVFALIRREPIWFPREKTGFFVFVILTYFTLPYYLLNFGEVHVSSGLTALLFSTMPVFILIFSRIFLKERIYFSQIVGIGIGFGALFMIIRSQGLYLDHADFVGIVAILAAAVMHGLCYVITKKSGAEISVITFNTLPIGIAGLLLTVAGYALESPDFAAVSIRSWSALAYLGLVASIGGFIVYFFLLKRLSPVILSFVFIIFPVVAVAIGSWYEGRPISHDLALYSGILLTGFAITKLPIEKLFTKNT
- a CDS encoding PLP-dependent aminotransferase family protein, with the protein product MGVKPNIDTVLFLKEALIAGQGTKYMRLANAFEEKISDDFFQEGTKLPPHRRLADQLGVTPGTISRAYEELERMGLVQARVGDGTFVSKRSMEREREEGFRNFIEKPLQRVDMSRNMHIPGQETILLAEALRRLADDQQTLHEIALYTPEAGLSRYRRAGAAWLSTDNFEANADQVLCVNGGQHGLLCALMALLRPGDTLVTEQLTYPGLISAARFLGIRLLGAEMDDQGLIPESLEEICRKNRVSALYCTPTIQNPTTAVLSAERREAIATICRSHNLFIIEDEAHAVFVEDRPPQLSQYAPERGVILSSLSKAVAAGFRVGYIYAPAQLIDRLVAALRATCWMATPLTFELASLWIEDGSAKALLKQQVAEIRRRKDLVAGLLSGLNVRTHPHSPHFWIEVPEPWRASEVEIELRQKNHLVAAAEAFAVGRGAVPQYIRASISTPFDNDKVLYNGFATLAATLQQTSLADAVE
- a CDS encoding pyrimidine/purine nucleoside phosphorylase, with protein sequence MLKVNEYFDGKAKSIAFQSDALPATIGVISPGEYQFSTQQKETMTIVSGVMSVCLPGVETWMTYGAGECFGVAPDSTFRVTVEYDTAYLCTYG
- a CDS encoding fatty acid--CoA ligase; amino-acid sequence: MASTRLLTPAENAYQYPLLIKQLLASGPRFAGSQEIIYANKSRYTYTELQARIGRLANALTKAGVKAGDTVAVMDWDTPRYLECFFAVPMIGAVLHTVNVRLSPDQIVYTMNHAEDDVVLIHDDFLPILDAVKDQIETVKHYIQLTDNDQPAAASVPMLGEYEQLLAQEDSHFDFPDFDENSVATCFYTTGTTGKPKGVMFSHRQLVMHTMAMVGSLSMFDEAPLLRSSSVYMPMTPMFHVHAWGVPYAATLMGIKQVYPGRYEPELLMDLIKTHNVTFSHCVPTIMQMLLATESIKDADLSNWQVLIGGSALTKGLCEAGAELGIRMYTGYGMSETCPILTVTHLTPEDLELPLAQQAELRVKTGVAIPLVQVEIVDTDGKPVAHDGQAKGEVVARTPWLTQSYLKEPEKGEELWQHGWLHTGDVASMEPNQTLTIKDRIKDVIKTGGEWLSSLDLENLISQHPAVAAAAVVGVADEKWGERPHALITLKPGQDATQEDIQAHLQRYVDKGEINKWAIPQQMDFVDDIPKTSVGKINKKQIRDQLG
- a CDS encoding D-amino acid dehydrogenase, translating into MHVVVLGAGVVGVTSAWFLQRQGYQVTVIDRQPAAGLETSYANGGQISVCHAEPWANPSTPLKVLKWLHRNDAPLLFRPRLDAAQWRWALAFLGQCTSARAADNLRQMVNLGLYSRSKLQELRAELGLDYDHLTRGILHFYTSQKEFDSALEPARQMRELGCDRQEVSAARAIELEPALARLKHRLAGGTYTAEDESGDARKFTQALAERCKQAGVVFKHNTEVVGFQRGIGRVDAVETLSQGHHDSLRADAWVLSLGSFSAPLARQLGLALNIYPAKGYSITVPVKNPDAAFNVSLTDDEYKLVYSRLGDRMRIAGTAEFSGYSRRLNVTRCQAVLRRVAAVMPEAGHWEQAEYWSGLRPATPSSVPYVGKSAISNLFLNTGHGTLGWTHACGSAAALADIIAGRPPQLDFRFCGLT